The Tripterygium wilfordii isolate XIE 37 chromosome 5, ASM1340144v1, whole genome shotgun sequence genome window below encodes:
- the LOC119998569 gene encoding uncharacterized protein LOC119998569, whose amino-acid sequence MVFTDDEATQLLHPHHDALVSTFQVTNINLKRILIDNGSSANVLFLATYKGMGLDETLILRKSTTLIGFNGKVNHSLGEVVLPISALGLNKQTRFSIVDSPSAYNAILGRPWLHAIRVVPSTYHQVLRYPTNGGVREILGDQHSSKTACLSTRKIDPILIAASRLFYVELWSHTDMTGIDPEVVMHQLKVNPEYPSVKQKRRKFAPEQNLVINEEVQKLLDNGSVVEVQYHDWLANIIVVRKKKWQVESLY is encoded by the exons ATGGTCTTTACTGATGACGAAGCTACCCAACTTCTACATCCGCACCATGATGCTTTGGTGAGTACGTTTCAGGTTACAAACATTAATCTAAAGCGAATTTTGATTGACAACGGAAGTTCAGCCAATGTATTATTTTTGGCTACATATAAAGGGATGGGTCTGGATGAGACCTTGATACTGCGGAAGTCGACGACACTCATTGGGTTTAATGGCAAGGTGAACCATTCATTGGGTGAAGTTGTGTTGCCCATTTCTGCCCTAGGATTGAACAAGCAGACCAGGTTCTCCATTGTGGATTCACCTTCTGCTTATAATGCCATTCTGGGACGCCCTTGGTTGCATGCCATAAGGGTCGTACCCTCCACTTATCACCAAGTCCTACGCTACCCCACCAATGGTGGCGTTAGGGAAATCTTGGGGGATCAACACTCTTCTAAGA CTGCCTGTTTATCTACGAGAAAGATTGATCCAATTCTTATAGCAGCATCACGATTGTTTTACGTGGAGCTGTGGAGCCATACAGATATGACTGGGATAGATCCTGAGGTCGTGATGCATCAGCTCAAAGTTAATCCTGAATATCCTTCTGTTAAgcagaagagaaggaaattcGCTCCTGAACAAAACCTAGTGATTAATGAAGAAGTTCAGAAGCTGTTAGACAATGGGTCTGTAGTGGAGGTACAGTACCATGACTGGCTAGCTAACATCATCGtcgtgaggaaaaaaaaatggcaagtggagagtctgtattga
- the LOC119998568 gene encoding uncharacterized protein LOC119998568, translated as MAYGVSADMIDKNLRIAESTANEAMKKFVEAVIIVFGERYLRQPNSTDIARLLQLHEDRGFPGMLGSLDCHYSGHHKEATLILEAVASRDLWIWHSFFGLPGSLNDINVLECSPLFTDIINGRAPPVNFVINNHHYDMRYYLGDGIYPQWSTIVKTIPMPQTMKAKNFAQAQESARKDVEHTFGVLQARFHIIRQGCRYFKIATLKNIMKVCVILHNMIVEDERDMFKSIENGKYYLLEEVDISELDRNDAEYHYDFDQFIKGRQKQKRAFIVVFKRI; from the exons ATGGCCTATGGAGTATCCGCTGATATGATTGATAAAAATCTAAGGATAGCTGAAAGTACCGCAAATGAGGCGATGAAAAAGTTTGTTGAAGCAGTGATCATCGTTTTCGGCGAACGCTACCTGAGGCAACCTAATTCTACTGATATTGCCAGGTTGCTTCAGCTACATGAGGATCGTGGATTCCCTGGAATGCTTGGTAGCTTAGATT GTCATTACTCTGGCCATCATAAAGAAGCAACTTTAATCTTGGAGGCTGTAGCATCTCGCGATCTATGGATATGGCATTCATTCTTTGGACTTCCAGGATCGCTCAATGACATAAACGTTCTTGAGTGTTCCCCTTTGTTCACAGACATCATCAATGGTCGTGCTCCACCAGTGAACTTTGTTATAAACAATCATCATTATGATATGCGTTATTATCTTGGAGATGGTATCTATCCACAGTGGTCAACAATTGTGAAAACAATTCCGATGCCTCAAACCATGAAAGCTAAAAATTTTGCTCAAGCTCAAGAAAGTGCCAGGAAGGATGTTGAACATACATTTGGTGTTCTCCAAGCACGTTTCCACATCATTCGTCAAGGGTGTCGGTATTTCAAAATAGCGACGTTGAAGAATATCATGAAAGTATGTGTGATATTACATAACATGATCGTGGAAGATGAGCGTGACATGTTCAAGTCAATTGAGAATGGTAAGTATTACCTGCTTGAAGAAGTAGATATCAGCGAGCTTGATCGTAACGATGCTGAATATCATTATGATTTTGATCAATTCATCAAAGGGCGTCAGAAGCAAAAAAGAGCATTCATCGTCGTCTTCAAGAGGATCTAG
- the LOC119998110 gene encoding uncharacterized protein LOC119998110: MGEKDKLNEALKTWALEEKEKSFKLLHCYNVLKNSHKWMTEVVLPTSRRNIPASTECYTIGDDDIPSGHVEPNRPIGRKTEKEQRRKKKMKVEDSEESTASVNFRHS, encoded by the exons ATGGGAGAGAAAGACAAG CTAAATGAAGCTTTGAAAACATGGGCtctagaagagaaagaaaaaagtttcaaaCTACTTCATTGCTACAACGTCTTGAAGAACTCACACAAATGGATGACCGAAGTTGTTCTACCTACAAGTAGAAGAAACATTCCAGCATCAACGGAATGTTATACAATCGGGGATGATGATATACCATCGGGGCATGTGGAGCCGAATAGGCCTATTGGGAGGAAAACGGAGAAAGAGCAAAGGcggaagaaaaagatgaaagttGAAGATAGTGAAGAGTCAACAGCTTCCGTCAATTTCCGTCATTCATGA